A genomic window from Solanum dulcamara chromosome 11, daSolDulc1.2, whole genome shotgun sequence includes:
- the LOC129875195 gene encoding uncharacterized protein LOC129875195, protein MRSSVSSGPLQATMACTVDFRCLDEGFGGKTYKRKRAEKERGNGIEDGEAAAMEVEEISTRASKRQAVPSEEDPNKPVLGRPTYDGVIAGRVSGRNWKQPRKHRSSAAKVSVKGKSLEQRMKEKEIKKAYKERINELKEEIRQNKVEKRKQREEREKKKQENILKSGTKVQKITNPKTLKKIAKSKQRKLLKVVSDDVLNRGNKNKSSS, encoded by the coding sequence ATGAGATCGAGCGTAAGCAGCGGACCTTTACAAGCAACAATGGCGTGTACTGTGGACTTTCGGTGCCTGGACGAAGGATTCGGAGGAAAAACGTACAAACGAAAGAGAGCAGAGAAAGAACGAGGCAATGGTATAGAAGATGGAGAAGCGGCGGCCATGGAAGTAGAGGAGATTTCAACTCGTGCATCGAAGAGACAGGCGGTTCCATCTGAGGAGGATCCAAACAAACCGGTACTGGGGAGGCCGACATACGACGGGGTGATCGCAGGTAGAgtatctggaaggaattggaaaCAGCCGCGGAAACACAGATCATCGGCGGCGAAGGTGAGCGTGAAGGGGAAGTCATTGGAGCAGAGGATGAAAGAGAAGGAGATAAAAAAGGCGTACAAGGAGAGAATCAATGAGCTCAAGGAAGAGATAAGACAGAACAAGGTGGAGAAGCGTAAGCAGAGGGAggaaagagagaagaagaagcagGAAAACATTCTCAAGTCTGGGACCAAGGTTCAGAAGATCACCAATCCAAAAACGCTCAAAAAGATTGCCAAATCTAAGCAGAGGAAGCTCCTCAAGGTTGTTTCTGACGATGTTCTTAACCGTGGAAACAAGAACAAATCTAGCTCATAG
- the LOC129873075 gene encoding uncharacterized protein LOC129873075 has translation MGASQSVEVPSSEEEDEQEEEDAEHENDTPDERRRLVGDDSLLKKVLEQEPEMLPCHASASPLSPQLSSFGTPRLGPSIKVWDPYNVLAPPPSLPHFHRTFSSDSVDDDRTLTDLYLISNGECHMNLRPDLIAGRSPEAALTPNGKRQARALAVFLKSQGIRFNSVYTSPLDRARATALSVCQEINFSEERIQSSDALLEMSQGHWEGCHRSDVFTPETTSLMEKFQPDFSAPSGESLRQVEFRMVQFLNGTVMTLPEKFRSDFSPPDQSENQSFSNRGSHALVNSVHDRDGQPSFSSSHWDLHHRNRQGLSRKKSGKSRLQIVTTTGDHEADDEMSPREPINPNSIRDLNVQITTNVSQCIGIFTHSIPIKCLLTGLLGCSAMMSSKICIDDSSVTVLQHSWKMGWQIKRMNDTAHLRLL, from the exons ATGGGCGCTTCTCAGTCCGTAGAGGTACCCTCCTCTGAAGAAGAAGACGAACAGGAAGAAGAAGATGCCGAGCACGAAAACGACACCCCAGATGAGAGACGACGATTAGTTGGTGACGACTCTCTGCTCAAGAAGGTTTTGGAACAAGAGCCAGAGATGTTACCTTGCCACGCCTCCGCATCCCCTCTATCCCCTCAGCTATCCTCTTTCGGCACCCCGCGTTTAGGACCTTCTATCAAGGTCTGGGACCCTTACAATGTTCTCGCTCCACCACCCTCACTTCCTCATTTCCACCGAACCTTCTCCTCTGATTCTGTCGATGACGATAGGACCCTCACAGACCTATATTTGATTAGTAATGGCGAATGTCATATGAATTTAAGGCCTGATTTGATTGCCGGACGATCCCCAGAGGCTGCACTCACCCCTAATGGCAAGCGCCAAGCAAGAGCTTTGGCTGTTTTTCTCAAGTCTCAAGGGATTCGTTTCAATTCTGTCTATACATCTCCCTTGGATCGGGCACGAGCTACTGCCCTCTCTGTTTGTCAG GAAATAAACTTTTCAGAGGAACGGATACAATCCTCTGATGCTCTACTGGAAATGAGTCAGGGGCATTGGGAGGGATGCCACCGCTCGGATGTTTTTACACCTGAAACAACTAGCCTAATGGAAAAGTTCCAGCCTGATTTTTCAGCACCATCTGGAGAGTCACTCAGGCAGGTGGAATTTCGGATGGTACAATTCCTAAATGGAACTGTTATGACATTGCCTGAAAAATTCAGATCTGATTTCTCTCCACCTGATCAGAGTGAGAACCAGAGTTTCTCAAATCGTGGTTCTCATGCACTTGTCAATTCAGTTCATGACCGAGATGGGCAGCCCTCTTTCTCGTCGTCCCATTGGGATTTGCACCACAGGAACCGACAAGGACTTTCGAGGAAGAAGTCTGGAAAGAGTAGGCTTCAGATCGTTACAACTACTGGGGATCATGAGGCTGATGACGAGATGTCACCTCGAGAACCCATTAATCCCAACTCCATCCGTGATTTAAATGTGCAAATCACTACTAATGTTTCTCAATGCATTGGTATTTTTACGCATTCAATCCCAATTAAGTGTCTTCTTACTGGCCTTCTTGGCTGCAGTGCAATGATGTCAAGTAAGATATGCATAGATGATTCTTCGGTTACAGTGCTACAACATTCCTGGAAAATGGGATGGCAGATCAAGAGAATGAACGATACTGCACATCTTAGGCTTCTCTAG